The following is a genomic window from Lysinibacillus sp. G4S2.
ATGAGACTGATCACTTTTTATAGGGTTATTTTTATTCGTTGAGTATAAAGGGTTAGATTGTATTTGCGATAAATTAGTGATTTTCATTACTTTATTACATCCCTTTCAAATTCAAAACCATTTTTGTTATAAAAAAATTAAGAGTGCTTTTAATTAGCACTACGAACATTTATTATACTATAATTTACATTTAAATTATATTATGGCTCTTCACCAAAACGTGTGGTTGATTTCCGTTCCGACTGGGCGCTTTCCTGGGGGCGTCCGATGAGCCGCTTCACTCGCGTTGCTCGCTCCAGGGTCTCATCTGTGACGCTGATCCCCAAGGAGTCGCCCAGTCTCCACTACAATCAACTAATATACAGCGCATATATTTAAAAAAATGTCATCCATAACTTTTGGTGGTGAGCCTATATTATTACAACTAATTCAATTTGTGGGCTCATCACCATAACATGTGGTTGATTTCTTTGATAGAAAGAGCTTGTTTTTCGATAAAAGCCCAAAAAGTTTCGATAAAATGAGACTTTGTTTCGATAAAAGCTCAAATAGTTTCGATAAATCTTCAAAGTATTCCTATAAAACGAACTAAAGGAGCTTTAGCGATTCTGTTTTGGGGACGATGTAAAATGTAGAATTACTATTAAAACATTTTGCTAGGGAGGGAAGCTATGCATAACTTATCAGGAAAGGTTATCCTCATCACAGGCGCAAGCTCAGGTATTGGGCTTGCCACTGCCGAGTTGATGGCCTCTAAAGGAGCTAAAGTAATTATTAATTATAATTCAAATGTGAAGGGTGCCATGGAAGCCGTCCAACGTATTCAAGAAAAAGATGGAGACGCCATTGCAATTCAAGCTGATGTTATGAATAAAGAAGAAGTGAACTCAATGGTTGAACAAGCTATTTCTTCATTTGGCACAATTGACGTCTTAGTTAATAACGCTGGTGGTGGCATACGCCAAAGTACATTTATGGATTTGAGTGAAGAGCTATGGGAAGAAACGTTCAAATTAAATGTAAATAGTGTTCTCTTATGCTCCCAAGCTGTATTAAGACATATGATTCCGAAAAAAACCGGAAAAATTATTAATGTATCATCAACAGCTGCACGTATTGGAGGAGCAGGTGAAAGTATTCATTACGCATCTGCTAAAGGGGCGATAAATACAATGACGATTGGAATGTCCAGAGAGCTAATTGAATATGGAATTATCGTGAATGGGGTAGCACCTGGAATGGTAGAAACACCTTTTCATGATAAATTTGCACCTGGCGATAATCGACTTGAGCGTATGGCTTCATCTGTACCTATTAAACGGGCTGCAACACCTACGGAAATAGCAGAGGTAATTGCTTTCCTTTCTTCTGATGCTTCAAATTATATCCTCGGAGAAATTATAAATATTAGTGGTGGGAGATAATTAAAAAGAAGGGACAAGTGCAAGGAATAAAGATCAGAAATGGATGGTC
Proteins encoded in this region:
- a CDS encoding glucose 1-dehydrogenase, which codes for MHNLSGKVILITGASSGIGLATAELMASKGAKVIINYNSNVKGAMEAVQRIQEKDGDAIAIQADVMNKEEVNSMVEQAISSFGTIDVLVNNAGGGIRQSTFMDLSEELWEETFKLNVNSVLLCSQAVLRHMIPKKTGKIINVSSTAARIGGAGESIHYASAKGAINTMTIGMSRELIEYGIIVNGVAPGMVETPFHDKFAPGDNRLERMASSVPIKRAATPTEIAEVIAFLSSDASNYILGEIINISGGR